One genomic region from Spirosoma sp. KCTC 42546 encodes:
- a CDS encoding sensor histidine kinase KdpD, translating to MTPSSDSPQPLVELVSYLFTRREAILNNWRQACEQDEVLNRISSLSREEFNNLLPVILNILEQRLLNKPQEADPGTTATSHGLHRWQKAYALPETLRELNLLTQILFAEIQSFQEIFPKTDTRLLLQAQQTMVQLMTETIEGSVQKYDEFQRLEAANRFSTLQQALDQIQSLSRQRGDLLRTSSHDLKSSFGIINSAASVLRMEGLSDQEREQFMDMLNRNLTHVQSMLGSLMDLSRLEAGEESLHIQSFDAAKLLKELVTGVQPMAAERGLVLRADGPDSLPVESDPVKIQRIVQNLLLNAIQYTPTGFISVSWSNEVDMHWMFSIQDSGPGLQSSLTSLLAKQLRPTIDSTSSMGPGESQPVPVLPSSDHEITGEALLQEQTNGLIHGEGVGLQIVKRLCELLKANLDIETRADRGTLFRIRLPSH from the coding sequence ATGACACCCTCTTCTGATTCTCCGCAGCCTCTGGTCGAACTTGTTTCCTACCTGTTTACCCGACGAGAAGCCATCTTAAACAATTGGCGGCAAGCTTGTGAGCAGGATGAGGTATTGAATAGAATTTCATCATTAAGTCGAGAGGAGTTCAATAACTTATTACCCGTTATTTTAAACATCCTTGAACAGCGGTTGCTGAATAAGCCTCAGGAAGCCGATCCAGGCACAACGGCTACCTCGCACGGGTTACATCGTTGGCAAAAGGCTTATGCGTTACCAGAGACGCTGCGGGAGTTAAATCTCTTGACCCAGATACTCTTCGCTGAAATACAGTCCTTTCAGGAGATTTTTCCAAAAACCGATACCCGGTTGCTTCTACAGGCCCAGCAAACAATGGTTCAGCTCATGACTGAAACCATTGAAGGAAGTGTGCAGAAGTATGACGAGTTTCAGCGGCTGGAAGCCGCTAACCGATTCTCAACGCTGCAACAGGCACTCGATCAGATTCAGTCCTTATCCCGCCAGCGGGGCGATTTACTGCGAACATCCTCCCATGATCTCAAAAGTAGTTTTGGCATCATCAATAGTGCCGCTTCTGTTTTGAGAATGGAGGGGCTAAGTGATCAGGAGCGAGAGCAGTTTATGGATATGTTGAATCGCAACCTTACCCATGTGCAGTCGATGCTGGGCAGTCTTATGGATCTCTCACGACTTGAAGCTGGTGAAGAATCGCTGCATATTCAGTCGTTCGATGCCGCTAAACTGCTTAAGGAATTAGTAACAGGCGTACAGCCCATGGCCGCAGAGCGGGGATTGGTCCTTCGGGCCGATGGACCCGATTCATTGCCGGTGGAAAGCGACCCGGTTAAAATTCAACGGATTGTACAAAATCTATTACTCAATGCAATCCAGTATACACCAACTGGATTTATATCCGTTTCCTGGTCTAATGAAGTCGACATGCACTGGATGTTCAGTATTCAGGATTCCGGGCCCGGTTTACAAAGTAGTCTGACCAGCTTATTGGCTAAGCAACTCAGACCTACTATAGATTCTACAAGTAGTATGGGCCCTGGCGAGTCGCAACCAGTTCCCGTTTTACCATCGTCTGATCATGAAATAACCGGAGAGGCACTCCTGCAAGAACAAACAAATGGGCTAATACACGGAGAAGGAGTTGGGTTACAAATTGTTAAGCGATTGTGCGAGTTATTGAAGGCTAACCTCGATATCGAAACCCGCGCTGACCGGGGAACATTATTCCGTATTCGGCTACCTAGTCATTAG
- a CDS encoding response regulator: MKVNDTHSIIKANFRLAKVLIVEDNEDHWLLIKQAMQQVLPEVTPVRVATPGLALTLLNEWQYQEWEVPKLILLDLYLPESEDGWALLEQIKRMPSPLDQVRIVMLSSSEVPVDILKAYQLGISSYTVKPTNFPDWLTFFQELRAYWWETVSLPPTHYSF, encoded by the coding sequence ATGAAGGTTAACGATACTCACTCGATCATTAAAGCCAATTTCAGGCTTGCTAAAGTGCTTATTGTCGAAGACAATGAGGATCACTGGTTATTGATCAAGCAGGCTATGCAGCAGGTTCTGCCCGAGGTAACCCCCGTCCGGGTAGCTACTCCAGGACTGGCTTTAACTTTACTGAATGAATGGCAGTATCAGGAGTGGGAGGTTCCAAAACTGATACTGTTAGATCTCTACCTGCCTGAAAGTGAAGATGGATGGGCACTACTTGAGCAAATTAAACGGATGCCTTCTCCACTTGATCAGGTTCGCATTGTGATGCTCAGCTCGTCGGAAGTACCAGTCGACATTCTGAAAGCGTATCAATTGGGTATTTCCTCTTATACCGTAAAGCCTACTAATTTTCCTGATTGGCTTACGTTTTTTCAGGAGCTGCGCGCTTACTGGTGGGAAACCGTCAGTTTACCTCCTACGCATTATTCGTTTTAA
- a CDS encoding ferritin-like domain-containing protein, whose translation MNLQSIFAELEQVDNEFFDRLEHVSRRGLFSSLTKKTVAVAAPSILASALTSAYGQSSALPDNVVDVLNFALTLEYLEYRFYDIGNNLTMIPSQYKPAFELIRRHEQIHVNLLKTVLGSKAIAEPKFDFSAKGNFPDTFTNFQTFAAVSQAFEDTGVRAYKGQAPNLMNAKPILETALQIHATEATHAARVRFLRGQKGWISQSSPSGLPPAAAGVYMGEGNVTQKNINLQGILNGVVPIEGITEAFDEPLTKEQVLEIVKPFLA comes from the coding sequence ATGAATCTACAATCTATTTTCGCCGAACTCGAACAGGTTGACAACGAATTTTTCGACCGCTTAGAGCACGTATCCCGTCGAGGCCTGTTTAGTAGCCTGACCAAAAAAACAGTAGCTGTAGCAGCTCCCTCTATTTTAGCCTCAGCACTGACCTCTGCGTATGGGCAATCAAGCGCCTTACCCGACAATGTAGTGGATGTGCTCAACTTTGCACTTACACTGGAATACCTGGAGTATCGGTTTTATGATATTGGGAATAACCTGACCATGATTCCATCCCAGTATAAGCCTGCCTTTGAGCTAATCCGACGCCACGAGCAAATCCATGTTAATTTGCTAAAAACGGTTCTTGGTTCAAAAGCTATTGCAGAACCAAAGTTCGATTTCTCAGCCAAGGGGAACTTCCCGGATACGTTTACAAATTTCCAGACCTTTGCCGCGGTATCACAGGCCTTCGAAGATACAGGGGTTCGGGCGTACAAAGGGCAGGCACCTAACCTGATGAATGCAAAGCCTATTCTGGAAACAGCGCTACAGATTCATGCCACAGAAGCCACCCATGCGGCACGGGTCCGATTCCTGCGGGGTCAAAAAGGATGGATATCCCAGTCCAGTCCATCGGGTTTACCACCGGCGGCTGCTGGCGTGTACATGGGCGAGGGCAATGTGACGCAAAAGAATATCAATCTACAGGGAATCCTGAATGGTGTGGTCCCCATTGAAGGTATAACCGAAGCATTTGATGAGCCACTAACCAAAGAGCAGGTTTTAGAGATTGTTAAGCCTTTTCTGGCCTAA
- a CDS encoding ferritin-like domain-containing protein yields the protein MENSTNFTQPTPPVVNTQRRSFLRTVGAAAVTGGLLTACSTADLQVRPDGARAAAPGDVITLPGGDLGILNYAFVLEQIEARFYELVLANPYEGMTAMEMQLFQDLRNHEVTHRAFYRTALAGAGIPDLTLDFSSIYFRQRTDVLEAARMFAEIGTAAYNGGGKYLTDPENLAVAGKIVSVEARHVSIIREMQYMNQTAFSGDNIVIDGLFIKKEPSEVLPMAQKYIRETIDARNLPTTVA from the coding sequence ATGGAAAATAGTACCAATTTCACGCAGCCGACGCCCCCGGTAGTTAATACCCAACGGCGCTCTTTTTTGCGAACTGTTGGAGCCGCAGCCGTAACGGGTGGGCTTCTTACCGCCTGCTCCACAGCCGATCTTCAGGTTCGTCCGGATGGTGCCCGGGCAGCAGCACCCGGCGATGTTATTACCCTGCCCGGTGGTGATCTCGGCATTCTGAACTACGCCTTCGTTTTGGAGCAGATTGAAGCTCGCTTTTACGAACTCGTATTGGCAAATCCTTACGAGGGAATGACCGCTATGGAGATGCAGTTATTTCAGGATCTGCGCAACCACGAAGTAACGCACCGCGCTTTCTATCGGACGGCGTTGGCAGGTGCCGGCATTCCCGATCTCACGCTCGATTTTAGCAGTATCTACTTTCGGCAACGCACCGATGTGCTGGAAGCAGCCCGCATGTTTGCCGAAATCGGAACTGCCGCTTACAATGGTGGAGGCAAGTACCTGACAGACCCCGAAAACCTGGCTGTAGCAGGAAAAATCGTATCTGTCGAAGCGCGGCACGTATCCATCATCCGTGAAATGCAGTACATGAATCAAACCGCTTTCTCGGGCGATAATATTGTTATTGACGGCCTGTTCATCAAAAAGGAACCTTCGGAAGTACTACCGATGGCCCAGAAATACATCCGTGAAACCATCGATGCCCGAAACCTTCCAACTACCGTTGCCTAA
- a CDS encoding alpha/beta hydrolase, with translation MNQFCTNRFIRRNGLRLSAAVLITLGLVACQDHRIPLAGQGIQPTGPKPTWGPTITPQMQAVIEELGRLSPIPLNTLTPQQARQQPSFKDAVNSLLDKNKIPRPTANVTVSQRTIPGAGGVPIRIVVYTPNNVAGPMPVIVYYHGGGWVIASPEVYEYSTLALAEETGAVVVSVDYRLAPENKFPTAHEDAFAAYKWVTQNAASLNGNPAKIAVAGESAGGNMAITVSMMARDQSIALPVHILSVYPVANNFLDTPSYNIYADAKPLNRPLVKYFTDNYFNSPADGDSPLISLLDVANLNGLPPTTIIAAEIDPLQSEGEELSKKLQASGVNVTYRLFNGATHEFFGMYAIVPQAQQAQDLAATQLRNAFK, from the coding sequence ATGAATCAATTTTGCACAAACCGATTTATTCGTAGAAACGGACTTAGACTGTCTGCTGCTGTACTCATTACGCTTGGCCTAGTGGCCTGCCAGGATCACCGCATTCCATTAGCGGGCCAGGGTATACAACCAACGGGCCCCAAGCCGACCTGGGGACCAACCATTACGCCCCAGATGCAGGCCGTTATTGAAGAACTGGGTCGACTCAGTCCTATTCCCCTCAATACGCTTACGCCCCAACAGGCGCGGCAACAACCTTCGTTTAAGGATGCGGTTAATTCGCTGCTGGATAAAAACAAGATTCCACGCCCAACTGCCAACGTTACGGTTAGTCAACGGACAATTCCTGGGGCTGGGGGGGTACCGATTCGGATAGTGGTCTATACACCCAATAACGTGGCCGGACCAATGCCGGTCATCGTGTATTACCACGGTGGTGGCTGGGTGATTGCCAGTCCGGAAGTATACGAATATTCGACACTGGCATTAGCCGAAGAAACGGGTGCAGTTGTGGTATCGGTCGATTATCGACTGGCTCCGGAAAACAAGTTTCCGACCGCCCACGAAGACGCCTTTGCGGCTTATAAATGGGTCACTCAGAATGCCGCCAGCCTGAATGGCAATCCCGCGAAGATAGCCGTTGCGGGCGAAAGTGCAGGCGGAAATATGGCCATTACGGTGAGCATGATGGCCCGCGATCAGAGTATTGCGTTGCCAGTACATATTCTGTCGGTTTATCCGGTGGCCAATAACTTTCTGGATACGCCTTCCTATAACATTTATGCCGATGCCAAACCGTTGAACCGGCCTTTGGTGAAATATTTCACGGATAATTATTTTAACTCGCCTGCCGATGGAGATAGTCCGCTGATTTCGTTACTTGATGTGGCCAATCTAAATGGACTGCCGCCAACCACCATTATTGCAGCCGAGATTGATCCCTTACAGAGCGAAGGAGAGGAGTTAAGTAAGAAGTTACAGGCGTCGGGTGTAAACGTAACGTATCGGCTGTTTAACGGAGCCACGCACGAGTTTTTTGGTATGTACGCTATTGTCCCCCAGGCCCAGCAGGCGCAGGATCTAGCCGCCACTCAGCTCCGAAACGCGTTTAAGTAA
- a CDS encoding NADP-dependent oxidoreductase yields the protein MKAIVLSNWGGTENFAIQEVPIPTITPDDVLVKVRAFGVNPADFKTRAGTTPYSQNYTPPIILGWDMAGEVVEAGSNVTAFKPGDAVYGMVNFPQPGNAYAEYVAAPAAHLAHKPAELSFEEAAAAPLAVLTAWQSLTEHGHLKAGDRLLIQAASGGVGHLAVQLAKAIGAYVIGTASGKNEAFVRSLGVDEFIDYTTTDVEKAVQNVDLVFDTAGVDTVFKSAKVLKPNGHLISIAYGAMDKVLAIRPDITAERTQVHTSGSDLETINQFITDGKLKITVSEVLPADQIASAHQQLESRRTTGKIVLTF from the coding sequence ATGAAAGCCATTGTGTTAAGCAACTGGGGTGGCACCGAAAACTTCGCCATTCAGGAAGTACCCATACCAACTATCACGCCCGATGACGTACTAGTGAAAGTAAGGGCGTTTGGCGTAAATCCTGCCGATTTTAAAACGCGCGCAGGCACAACGCCTTATTCTCAGAACTATACCCCGCCAATCATTCTGGGTTGGGATATGGCGGGCGAGGTGGTTGAAGCAGGTAGCAACGTAACCGCCTTCAAACCGGGCGATGCCGTCTATGGCATGGTCAATTTCCCCCAACCGGGCAATGCCTACGCCGAGTATGTAGCCGCCCCTGCAGCCCATCTGGCCCATAAACCCGCAGAATTATCGTTCGAAGAAGCGGCAGCCGCACCTTTAGCCGTCTTAACAGCCTGGCAGTCACTCACCGAACACGGACACCTGAAGGCGGGCGATAGGTTACTGATTCAGGCGGCATCCGGCGGGGTTGGTCACCTGGCCGTTCAACTGGCAAAAGCGATCGGCGCGTATGTGATCGGTACCGCATCGGGCAAAAACGAAGCCTTTGTGCGCTCGCTGGGCGTCGATGAGTTTATCGACTATACTACAACCGATGTCGAGAAAGCCGTACAGAATGTCGATCTCGTATTCGATACGGCGGGTGTCGACACAGTTTTCAAATCGGCTAAAGTTCTCAAACCCAATGGTCATCTGATCTCGATTGCCTATGGCGCGATGGATAAGGTACTGGCTATCCGGCCCGATATTACGGCCGAGCGAACGCAGGTACACACCAGCGGCAGCGATCTGGAAACGATCAACCAGTTCATCACCGACGGTAAATTAAAAATCACGGTCAGTGAAGTGCTCCCCGCCGATCAGATCGCCAGTGCTCATCAGCAGTTGGAAAGCCGCCGGACAACGGGAAAAATTGTATTAACGTTTTGA
- a CDS encoding Dps family protein has product MKTSIGISAENREVVAHQLAKLLADEFVLYTKTLNAHWNLEGMDFHSVHLYFEELYKQSAEIVDDVAERIRQLGHYAPATLKNFLQLTHLTEQDEDGNDSRSLIKKLLSDHESIIEFIRGNIDEFADAHKDAGTSDYITGLMEKHEKIAWMLRAHLN; this is encoded by the coding sequence ATGAAAACAAGCATTGGGATTTCAGCCGAAAATCGGGAAGTTGTTGCCCATCAACTAGCCAAGCTGCTGGCCGACGAATTTGTTCTTTACACAAAGACCCTGAATGCGCACTGGAATCTGGAGGGGATGGACTTTCATTCAGTACACCTCTACTTCGAAGAATTATATAAGCAGTCGGCTGAGATTGTAGATGATGTTGCCGAGCGTATTCGTCAGTTAGGCCACTACGCACCCGCTACGCTGAAAAACTTCCTGCAACTAACCCATCTTACCGAACAGGACGAAGATGGAAATGATAGCCGGAGCTTGATTAAAAAACTATTGAGCGACCACGAAAGCATCATTGAGTTTATTCGTGGGAATATTGACGAATTTGCCGATGCCCACAAGGATGCCGGAACTAGCGATTACATCACCGGCCTCATGGAAAAGCACGAAAAAATTGCCTGGATGCTTCGGGCCCACTTAAACTAA
- a CDS encoding GH92 family glycosyl hydrolase yields MKNYLYILILAALPAIVYAQPSAPGTDWVSMVNPLIGTDSKPSLSNGNTYPAIALPWGMNFWMPQTGKMGDGWAYTYAADKIRGFKQTHQPSPWMNDYGQFSLMPITGKLRIDETERASWYSHKSEVATPYYYSVYLADHDITTELAPTERAASFRFTFPKTDHSYVVLDAFDNESYVKISPKERKISGYTTRNSGGVPTNFKNYFVIYFDKPFASSQVWHEKTITKDSLEIKSTHAGAVVGFKTTKGEQVQARVASSFISVEQAELNLKELGNDSFETVRQKAKQAWNKELGRIQVDGGTVAQTQTFYSCLYRSLLFPRKFYELDAAQKVVHYSPYNGQVKPGYMFTDTGFWDTFRSLFPFLNLMYPSLNVQIQEGLANAYKEGGWLPEWASPGLRNTMVGSNSASIIADAYLKGGRGYDINTLYEAVLKNSEKEGPLDAVGRRGVDYYNTLGYVPYDVKINENAARTLEYAYDDFTIYQLAKALKRPQAEIDRFAKRSQNYRNLFDRQTGLMRGKNKDGSFQSPFNPFKWGDAFTEGNSWHYTWSVFHDVQGLINLMGGRQQFVTKLDSVFMIPPMYDESYYGSVIHEIREMQIANMGQYAHGNQPIQHMIYLYNYAGEPWKAQYWLREVMNRLYLPTADGYCGDEDNGQTSAWYVFSAMGFYPVCPGTDQYVLGAPLFKKITAKLENGKQVVINAPNNSAQHRYINTMRLNGKAYTKNWLSHQGLQQGAVLDFDMSTTPNRQRGIQPNDFPYSFSATTAK; encoded by the coding sequence ATGAAGAACTACCTCTACATACTTATTTTGGCCGCTTTACCTGCCATCGTATATGCACAACCGTCAGCGCCTGGTACCGACTGGGTCAGTATGGTCAATCCGTTAATTGGAACGGATTCAAAGCCGAGTCTTTCCAACGGAAATACCTATCCAGCCATCGCACTGCCCTGGGGAATGAATTTCTGGATGCCGCAAACGGGCAAAATGGGCGATGGCTGGGCCTACACCTATGCAGCCGACAAAATTCGGGGGTTCAAACAAACGCACCAGCCATCGCCCTGGATGAACGACTACGGTCAGTTTTCACTCATGCCTATAACCGGGAAGCTACGCATTGACGAAACCGAACGCGCCAGTTGGTACTCGCACAAATCAGAAGTGGCGACGCCTTATTACTACAGCGTCTATCTGGCCGACCATGACATCACAACCGAACTAGCCCCAACCGAACGGGCTGCCAGTTTTCGGTTTACGTTCCCGAAAACGGATCATTCGTATGTGGTCCTGGATGCCTTCGACAACGAGTCGTACGTAAAAATCAGCCCGAAGGAGCGGAAAATCAGTGGCTATACCACCCGCAACAGCGGTGGCGTACCAACCAATTTTAAAAACTACTTCGTCATCTATTTTGATAAACCGTTCGCTAGTTCGCAAGTCTGGCACGAGAAAACGATTACCAAAGATTCTCTGGAAATTAAATCGACGCACGCCGGAGCGGTAGTAGGTTTCAAAACAACCAAAGGCGAACAGGTTCAGGCTCGGGTAGCCTCGTCGTTTATCAGCGTTGAGCAGGCGGAACTGAATCTGAAGGAACTGGGCAATGATTCGTTCGAGACCGTCAGGCAGAAAGCAAAACAGGCCTGGAACAAAGAACTTGGTCGGATTCAGGTAGACGGTGGCACAGTGGCCCAAACGCAAACGTTTTACTCCTGTTTGTATCGCTCACTGCTGTTCCCCCGGAAGTTTTACGAGTTGGATGCTGCCCAAAAAGTGGTGCATTATAGCCCGTACAACGGCCAGGTGAAGCCGGGATACATGTTCACCGACACCGGTTTCTGGGATACCTTCCGCTCCTTATTCCCCTTCCTGAACCTGATGTACCCATCGCTGAATGTACAGATTCAGGAAGGCTTAGCCAATGCGTATAAGGAAGGGGGCTGGTTACCCGAATGGGCAAGTCCGGGTCTGCGTAACACGATGGTCGGTTCCAATTCGGCGTCTATCATTGCCGATGCCTATCTGAAAGGCGGTCGTGGCTACGATATCAACACATTGTATGAAGCCGTGTTAAAAAATTCGGAGAAAGAAGGGCCGCTGGATGCCGTCGGGCGTCGGGGAGTTGATTATTACAATACACTGGGGTATGTGCCTTACGATGTAAAAATCAACGAAAATGCGGCCCGGACGCTGGAATATGCCTACGATGATTTTACGATTTATCAACTCGCCAAAGCCCTTAAACGACCGCAAGCCGAAATCGATCGATTTGCAAAACGGAGCCAGAATTACCGAAATCTGTTCGACAGGCAGACGGGATTGATGCGGGGCAAGAATAAAGATGGGTCGTTCCAATCGCCGTTTAATCCGTTCAAATGGGGCGATGCGTTTACCGAAGGCAACAGTTGGCATTACACCTGGTCGGTTTTTCATGATGTGCAGGGCCTCATCAATTTGATGGGTGGCCGACAACAGTTCGTTACGAAATTAGATTCCGTCTTTATGATCCCGCCCATGTACGACGAGAGCTATTATGGGAGCGTCATTCACGAAATTCGGGAGATGCAGATTGCCAACATGGGCCAATATGCCCACGGGAACCAGCCTATCCAACACATGATTTATCTGTATAACTACGCCGGAGAGCCCTGGAAAGCCCAATACTGGCTTCGGGAAGTGATGAACCGATTGTATCTACCAACGGCCGATGGTTATTGTGGCGACGAAGACAACGGCCAGACATCGGCCTGGTACGTCTTCAGCGCAATGGGTTTTTACCCCGTTTGTCCAGGCACCGATCAGTACGTTCTTGGCGCACCCTTATTCAAAAAGATAACGGCCAAACTGGAAAACGGCAAACAGGTGGTTATCAACGCACCAAACAATAGCGCTCAGCACCGATATATTAACACAATGCGTTTGAATGGAAAGGCTTATACCAAAAACTGGCTGAGCCATCAGGGGTTACAACAGGGGGCTGTTTTAGATTTCGATATGTCTACGACTCCGAACCGGCAACGGGGTATTCAGCCAAACGATTTTCCGTATTCATTTTCAGCTACAACGGCTAAGTGA
- a CDS encoding sialate O-acetylesterase, with protein MPCESEAQIKITFPVSRLVLQRNNSNQATVQIAGSYSQSLDVVEARVVARVTGQGTTTDWATLQTNPTNGQFNGTLAVKGGWYKVLVRGKSGGVVVTSDSVDRFGVGEVFAIMGHSNAQGSGCTVNGVNQCPSINGASDDRVNVVALDQNGSAFQQYLNTADTQYLPGLALSQLQINSGFSPFASIPWLWGHMGDALVQRINVPVMLYNAGFGGTNMQQNYWASYNIPFQHSFVRYDLRMPYANFRNLMNLYVPTTGLRAVLIQHGENDRDNPTDSTAKYYTKVIDKLRTEFNKPNLACIIALSSFVGARFDNVRAAQLRVIGTSGYSAFQGPDLDNINTQADRPDGIHFSPSGQTKAGDFWATAITDSYLSTISPYVAEPQPLASIACATANQLQLTQPGGYQYTWNTGSTSNSLTVGAGVYLARLKNGQNKVYFPPAVVVPTNVQPTPPTVTSDNGTQAICKTTGLKLSSSYAGPNRWSTGATSTSIVVTTPGSYSVQAQNAVYGCLSTAVSQTISLAPADLTLAIRTSKRTVALNDTVSFWFIVQNKGGCDLGAISIQSRLPPNLSFISSADNLSAANNVVSGSVSAIPSGLTMSRRYVARLTAPGTYIAAAELTASANPVLGGILNNGTANGEQDEAQVDLRTTVSSTNVYVSPNPNQGPLPPVQSNQPTPDPNKADLSLQMQTSSQSVKIGQPISITLTVKNQGGLAATNVVLNNLLPAGLQFVSSASGMTLTGSTVRGTISQIAAGQSVTITFVVQATSTGTFTNRAQVMTLDQSDADSVPGNGYTNGEDDQASTYLRTTE; from the coding sequence ATGCCCTGTGAATCAGAGGCTCAAATCAAAATTACCTTTCCCGTTAGTCGGCTGGTACTGCAGCGCAACAACAGTAATCAGGCAACTGTGCAGATTGCTGGCAGTTATAGCCAGTCGCTGGATGTTGTGGAAGCCCGCGTAGTTGCCCGCGTTACAGGACAGGGTACCACAACCGATTGGGCAACTTTGCAGACAAACCCAACCAATGGCCAATTCAATGGGACACTCGCTGTAAAAGGTGGATGGTACAAGGTACTGGTGCGAGGGAAAAGCGGAGGGGTCGTAGTAACATCAGATTCAGTAGATCGGTTTGGGGTAGGAGAGGTATTTGCTATTATGGGGCATTCCAATGCGCAGGGATCAGGTTGTACGGTAAACGGCGTTAACCAATGCCCCTCTATTAATGGAGCCAGCGATGATCGGGTCAATGTAGTAGCCCTTGATCAAAATGGGAGTGCCTTTCAGCAATACCTGAATACCGCCGATACGCAATACCTCCCTGGTTTGGCGTTGAGCCAATTGCAGATTAACAGTGGCTTCTCGCCGTTTGCGAGTATACCCTGGCTATGGGGCCATATGGGCGATGCCCTTGTCCAGCGAATTAATGTGCCGGTTATGTTGTACAATGCTGGCTTCGGTGGAACGAATATGCAGCAGAACTACTGGGCATCCTATAACATACCGTTCCAGCATTCCTTTGTTCGCTACGACCTTCGCATGCCTTACGCTAATTTTCGTAACCTCATGAACCTGTATGTACCCACAACCGGGCTACGGGCTGTATTGATTCAGCATGGCGAAAATGATCGGGACAATCCAACCGATTCGACGGCAAAATATTATACCAAAGTCATTGATAAGCTGCGAACGGAGTTCAACAAACCCAATCTGGCCTGCATTATTGCGCTATCGTCATTCGTTGGTGCCCGCTTCGATAATGTTCGGGCGGCCCAACTCAGGGTCATCGGTACGTCTGGCTATTCGGCGTTTCAGGGGCCCGATCTGGACAATATCAACACCCAGGCCGACCGTCCCGATGGTATCCATTTCTCCCCCTCGGGTCAGACTAAAGCGGGTGATTTCTGGGCTACTGCCATTACAGACTCGTACCTATCGACGATATCTCCCTATGTCGCTGAGCCACAACCGCTGGCCAGTATTGCCTGCGCAACGGCTAATCAACTCCAGCTCACCCAGCCAGGCGGTTATCAATATACCTGGAACACAGGTAGTACCAGCAATAGTCTGACGGTTGGCGCTGGCGTTTATCTGGCCCGACTAAAGAATGGTCAAAACAAGGTGTATTTCCCGCCTGCCGTAGTTGTGCCCACAAACGTTCAGCCTACACCGCCAACCGTAACTTCCGATAATGGAACCCAGGCTATTTGCAAAACTACCGGCCTGAAACTCAGCTCGTCGTATGCCGGGCCGAATCGCTGGAGTACCGGTGCCACATCGACGTCGATTGTGGTTACAACACCCGGCTCCTACAGTGTTCAAGCCCAAAATGCGGTGTATGGTTGTTTGTCTACTGCTGTTTCACAAACGATTAGTCTGGCTCCTGCGGATCTTACGTTAGCTATTCGAACCTCTAAACGTACTGTGGCGCTTAACGATACGGTTAGTTTCTGGTTCATCGTGCAGAATAAAGGAGGCTGCGATTTAGGCGCTATATCGATTCAAAGTCGCCTTCCACCTAACCTCTCGTTCATATCATCTGCCGATAATTTGAGTGCCGCTAATAATGTAGTCAGTGGCAGTGTTAGCGCTATACCTTCCGGTCTAACGATGAGTCGACGGTATGTGGCACGCCTAACGGCTCCAGGGACTTATATTGCCGCTGCTGAGTTAACGGCTTCTGCAAATCCAGTATTGGGTGGCATTCTGAACAACGGAACGGCCAATGGGGAACAGGATGAAGCCCAGGTTGACCTACGAACAACCGTATCGTCGACTAATGTATACGTATCACCGAATCCTAATCAGGGACCTTTGCCGCCCGTTCAGTCGAATCAGCCCACACCCGACCCCAACAAAGCAGACCTGAGCTTACAGATGCAGACCAGTAGCCAGTCCGTAAAGATCGGGCAACCCATCAGTATTACACTGACGGTAAAAAACCAGGGGGGCCTCGCGGCAACCAATGTTGTCCTGAACAATTTACTTCCTGCGGGCCTGCAGTTTGTTAGTTCTGCTTCGGGTATGACGCTAACGGGATCAACGGTTAGAGGTACTATTAGTCAGATAGCCGCTGGTCAGTCGGTTACGATAACGTTTGTTGTTCAGGCAACCAGTACGGGTACATTCACGAACCGGGCTCAAGTCATGACCCTCGATCAGTCCGATGCCGATTCGGTACCGGGAAATGGGTACACCAATGGTGAAGATGATCAGGCAAGCACTTACCTCCGAACAACTGAGTAA